Sequence from the Numida meleagris isolate 19003 breed g44 Domestic line chromosome 2, NumMel1.0, whole genome shotgun sequence genome:
AAGCAGCTCATGCAGGGGACAGTCTTTGCAAGATGTCAcctgtacttaaaaaaaaaaagtccttccttttgttccctTCAAGAACCAGAAATGTTAGAAGTGACCACCAGAGACACAGTATTTATTCCAACATGATGGCAGAAGATAGGAGTTCACAAGCTCTGCGCACACCACAAGGAAGGCCGGCCTGTGTGTAACTGACTGGGTACCAGTAAACGGTGTAgcctagaggaaaaaaaagtttttgtgtAGCACAGCTGGCTTCTGCACAGACCACAAAAATAAGCAGGTAGTTCTGCAACATCTGAACTAATGAAGCCCATATGCCCACAGATCCACAGCTTGCAGCGTTGAACATCAGTGTGGAGGAAGGTGCCAGGGCGAGGATTAAAGCCTTTCCTAACATAAATGCATTTAAGAAGCCTagctcttctgctcttcatTAAGTAACAAGCTTGAGTGCTTAGGGGAACTCCAACAGCCTCCTTCCACTAAGTACCTGGTTCATAGAATCCTCAAGAAGAGCATCTTTCAGCTTCTACTCATGTTAAATTTCACTGCAGTTGTCTCACACACAGCATTATTGCTCAGGGAGGGAGGGCAGGCTTACGTAGCACAGACAAATCTATGTATGACAGGGCCACATAAGCTCTACTTccttataaaataatttcttattacTTGAGTCATAACAAAGTCTGAGGTTGCAAATATTGTTTTTAGAAGCCGAGAATAAGAGATTCTAGTCCTTTACCATATCTCCTACGGAGATACAAGTCCTCTCAGATTTCCTGAACCTATCTGTATTGCTAAGGAGACAAATTAAAGTCCTTTGTGGATTTTACTTCAGTGGTGCACGAGGAGCTGACTCCAAAGACATTTATGATTTCAAACTCAGCTCAGACATGTTTGTATTTCAATCATACACAATTAGTCTTACTATTTCCTTGCTGTCTGGTAAGAAGCTTTGCAAATAATtatcctttcctctttttccaccTATTACTAAAAGACGATCTAGTTTCCTGTATTAAGATCAGCTACTGTTTACCAGCACAGCCATAGTTTAATCATCCAGGCTAAGCAGAATTTCATGTCCATTATTAACCAAAATTCTGGTAGGTCTTGGCAATCCGCCCTTCTGGGAAGTCAAATTCTTGGTAAATACTGATTGCAATAATCTGCTACAGCTCATGCACATGGTATGTTTAAGTATCAAGGCATGAAATATCTAATGCTTTCATGCTAAGCATTAAAGTGATCATAAATTGAAAACAGGGAAATCTGTCTTGATGATGTACAAGGAACGTTGAGCAGCGCTATGAACGTTTCAGCTAAATGCATCCAACTAAggtataaattttatttaatgactTAAAGCAGCAATTTTTTAACACGATAATAAAGCTCACACTTTCAAAATACAATGCGAAGAAGGGCAAGGAAGTAGTTTGTGCAAAACTAAGGACACTAGACTCCTTAACAGCATATGTAAAAACCTACAAGACAGGTCAGCCTAAGAAACAGAACACTTAAGGACAGCACTGTTGAAGCAGTCGCTGTTTTTGTACTCAGTTGAATAAAATGCAGGGTTATACAGCAATAACCTTCTGCTCCACgccccttttcttcttccaagttCACAGCTGATCTGAAGACCAAGATACCAGAGAAGCAAAAACACTGAAGGCTTTAAATACAATTGATGTGGCAAAACAGCCTTTAAGGACCATAACTGCTCAAAAAGACAATAATATTAAGAGCAGAGTAAAACAGGTTACCTACTTAGATACTATTATTATCCATTATTTCTTCCCCTTAAGGTATCTGAAGGGTCCGTTATTCCTTTCCCCTAAAGTACCACAAACCAAGCCAGCAGCACAACCTGACCCccctgtatttatttttttaaactcaaattTTGATGTAAAATTCACATtggctgttgttttgttttttttttcccccccagaggttttatttcattcGAAGACAATAGCAGAAATGAGGGAAGATGAAGActgttgcatttgcttttttctttaaaagcgttttccttcttgccttaaaataaaatcagaggctgtacaaatgttattttcttgctAGGCAAAGTATTTAAACAAGAGTTCCTTACCTTTGTCTTTTAAGTAAGACAATTCCCATACTTTATCTTGTTTTCACTTCCCATCCACATGCACAGTGGCAAGCGATTTGTGGAACTTTTTCCCTTTGACACACAATGTATTGGGCTGTTTCCACCACACTGTTGTATTCTGGATACCACTGCCTTTTAGTTATCAGAATTCCCTGTTCCTTGGCCCTTGACTTCCACCCCTCTCAAAACAAAGTCCTTATTCTCAAGCCActtcttcttcttttcagaattaCTACTACTTTAAGAATTGCATTACAGAACAGCGGGTAGGGGCAATAGAGGCTGATTCCACAACCTGTCAGCAGTTAACAATCATCAAGGCTGCATAAGCAAGATTACTGCTTTTGTAGTATGAGTTGATGTTCAAAGAGAAATCAGAACACGAATAACGTGCTAAAATAATTCCATCCAACTGTATGGAAAGGCCTGATTCAGTTATCTGAATCTCAAGACCATACCTGCAATGAGAAACAATTCAAACTCTAACGCACCAATATGTTACAtatgcttaaaaagaaaaggaagagctgtCTGACAGTCAGCAAGGAAAACTAAAACCAACACCAAGGAAAATGGATAGGGCATGAAGAGCCACTTAACTGTATCTCACGTCTGTTTCTATGTCCTGTTACAAAGCAGTCACTGCTTTCCCAGTCCTCCCATTCCATTCTGCATCCTGAGTCTCTTCAAAAGAGCCTAGGCCTACATAAGAAACCTGTCGTGGACACCCATGCAGTTACTCTTTTTAAATCAGAGTACTTGTTTATATCCTTCCTTAAGTGCagtctgaaaaacaagcaagtttATACCTTTAGTACAATCAACACTGAGCGGTTTAACTTACAATCAGGAAATAAATCCACCCGTTTTTCTGGAGTTAATAGAAGAACACAATCAACAAAGTTCACATACCTCAACTTGATTTTAACAACACATTTGTTAGCATCACATGTTCGCGCACCCTATTTTGCCTTCCTCGTTCACAAAAGGATTTTTTGGTATGAAGTTATACGGCAATTTGCAGCATAAAAGAAACTGGTTTCAACTGTCAAATGGCATTTAATCAAAGATAGTGATATATGGAAACCACAAGTACAATACTTTAGTTATTCGCTCAAATAGGAGGAAAAACGTTGAAACTATTTCAATTTCCATATACAAATTTTATTGCAATACCTATATTCTAAATGTACAGATGCAATGACCCATTACAGACTTTAACACCTGTCCACATAGAAAACTGAGAAACTCATTCTGTATTACAGCCAAAGTTGGTAGGACTTCAGTAGGTGACAGGAGGCTTCCCCAGTCCTTCTCCAAGAACAACCAGGATCCACCATAGTTTTGGTCCAAGATGTATGCTTTAAGTTGGCAGCTGAGTCTATGAACGAGTGTATTTACCCCAGATGTGCAGCATAAATacagaagcaataaaaaggAGACTCATGACCAAAACTGGAACAGGCccactaaaaataaagaaaaaaacatacattaacacaaagccaaaaaaaatctgctttgtcCAAAGGCCAGTCACTACCAGCCAGGCAAACTCATCAGTTCATATGCAACTCCAAGAGAAAATTCTTATTCCGTTCCCATAGAAATACcataaaatacacagaaatgagACATTcatcttcataaaaaaaaaaaaatgctgctgccGCACTGCTTTTAAAGATAGTTACATAACAGTTAGGATATGTAAAACTCTAAAAATCGCATTAACAACTTCCACTGATTTAAGCAATAATTCATGGTTCATTATTAGTCATCACTGTGAAACCAATCTGCAGAAAATTATTATCTGTATTTACTACTAAGCCACCCGAGCAGAGATGTGGTGAGATACAAGAAACAACAGAGTCCTCTAGCGGCTGCTCAAATTTTGGTGTAAAATTCAcattgcttgtttttctcctcaaaggttttatttcattcaaagaCAACGGTAGCAATGAGGGAGATGGAGactgctgttgtgtttgttttttttttaaaagataaacaGAATGTCAATTAAAGTTAAGTCCATCATCAAATCATTACCCCAAGCATACAATTTAGCAGATTTGTTagctttttccccttctcactGTACCTACTGTTCACTCAACACTGCTTCGCATCACTTGCTTCACCCAACTTTGTGTATCACATTATACTGGGAGAAACACTGAATTCTCTAAACCAGTCACAATGGACAAATTACCCTTCTGTTTACCACTTAGAAGCAGGTAAATGTTGAATACGAAGTAAAAAGAAACTCAAatttgattaaaatgaaaaagtttaCCAACACATTTTTCTAACAGACTCAAATTGTCATCTGCCATTGAATTCTAAATCTCAGTCATTACTGATCACACTTAGTGGTCTTGAGTACAAAGAACCCTGCACACAGATGTAAACCACACTGGATATAAACCAGCCACATAACATGCAAAACTGACTACATGCACAGAAACTACATGAGCAGCCTTAAAAAGGGGAATCTTTCATGAAGCAACAGAAATTACTTCTCAGTTTTATACGTACTTGAAGTTTAGGACCTACATAACACAAACTGTAATAATATCAGTTACATAGTAATTCATACTGTGTTAATGATTTTGTGCAACTTGCTTGAGTCTTTAATGGTAGTAATGTGTAAGCTACTCTTTGCCTAAGGCACCCAGAAATAGCAAAATCTGTTTGCTCAAAAGGAATACTGCTAACCAGAACAGCCTGAATGGAAATAAGCTGGGGAGAGGGTGGCACTGCTTGCGCACctggttggttgtttttaaatatgcagGTTACATTGCTGccactgcagaaaaatcagCCCTCCAACAGGGCCGTGTATCTCTCTCCTCCAGAAAACCTACTGAAACCCTGGAATACTCCTTTGTACATCTAGATCTTCTTAGCTCATCGTGTACACTTAAGTAACAAACCTGGCTTAAGCACCTCTACAAATCTGCAACTGCAGTTGTGCATTCTCAGATGCACCTTTCATGCGAGCGTATACCATACTTTAAGTCCAGTATCATTTCATCATGGTTCCACCACAAACGCTGTCTGCAGATGCTAAAACATTGAAGCATCAGAGGTACCATTACATACAATATAAAACATCTGATCTACAGTGAAGTCATCCTGATCACGGGTAGCAGGAAATAATCTTCCCTAATAATAaagaatgcttattttaaacaagATGAGAAAGAGTAGTCTTCTACCCCCACCCTCCAGAAGATATCCCAGGCTAAGATTTACACTGCTTTACGCAACAGCAATCACTAATTCTGCTGAAGTGTTTAACTGAGGCAACTGCAACCCATCTATAAcccattttcatttctaagcCTACTAAATAGGACAGATCATAGCAAAGGGAAATCAATACGGAAAGCAAAAAgcttggaaggaaggaagctgctCACAAGCCATGGTTTAAAAAATCTCCCAGCTCATTTGCAAGCAATCTCTAAGATCAACTCACATTTCCAGATGTTTCATCCATTAAACTCCTAGCCATACAGCTACCCATGGTAACGTGCAAAATATACTCTCATTGTTCCAAAACCTTAAAATTCAAAGCCACTGGTTTCCAGGACAACAAGTAAATGGGAAAATATGCCTACAGACCTCCTTGCATTGAAGATTAGAACAATGTGTCATCTAGGACTGACCACTCAACAACTAAAGGATTCACAAGGGAACGTGCTGAAGCTGGTACAGCTGCTTTGACAGCTTACATCACTGTCACGTTTTAAAAGTTCTACCAATCAGCAGGATGtctattttcttctccattttcacttcattcattttctaattGATTTTTGGTAGACCACATAATACACCTACCATGCCTATCCACACATTAACATGCCCTAAAACACCACTACCGcgcattttctttctattgtcTCTGCCTTGTCTCCTTCTATGACTCTGCAGTAGCAGAACAACTACGGCTTGGAGGACAGTTTATTAAAAACTGTTAAGcgcatatgaaaaaaagaacacaacaggTAACTTCAGAGGAATGGCTGTTCTCAGAATAATCACCACCCACAGTACCATGAGCCCTTCTCCAATCGCTGTTCATACAGACAGCTACAGACTTAAGGAACTCCAACATAAAATACTTACtgattcttgaaaaaaaataaacaataagcATAACCCAAGGCATCCCTGAGTACACTGGCCCTCTTCAGCCCAGGAAGAGAACACTACAGGCCGTGAACTCTACAAAAAGCATTAGTTCACACTTGAGGGTATGACTTTGCATGTGCACCTGTTAGCTGAAACACTCCTTCCACCTTAGCTACCCAAGTATTCGGTTGCTAAGCTAGTTTGGGAAACTGATCTGACTTGGACTTGCCCAAAACTAAAAAATACAGTGCCCCTTATGATGTGAAGAGAAGCTACTACCAGATGTCTGATCATAACCTGGGAACGTTCCTCTCATAGTAACAGATATAAACAAGGTACTGCAAAGTTAGTTAGTTAGAAAACTTTGCTGAAATaaccttttttgttgtttttaataagtaCATCTGAGACtgtgtaaaaacaaagcaaatcagTTGCATTATGTTTTCAAGAAAGTATGAAACATCGCAACATACTTATTAGTAGGAAAGACAAAAGCTTAACTAAGAGAAAACTTACATCAAAATTATACAACTATCTATGATGCCTGAATTCACTGCGACAAGTAATCTTCCCCAACTTCACAGTTACAAAAGACTCCTTAAACCTGGgcaattacaaaataaaacttctctttaaaatgaaaattgtagttgtttttaaaaagcaggtaCCCTCTCTCCAAGTCTGAAGACAGGTGGCTATCAGATTTCCTGCCAAAAGCACCTAACGAGTCATCAGCTCATCATGTTCTCCCCTGCAGACCACAGCATTGATCTCTTaactgaaaaaaactgaaagactaAACAGCTGAAATCCATCACCCCATGCCTACCATCGCTCATGCACCCAACTTACACTTTGAGCCCTGGGGAGTCCTCAGTGTAGAACCGCCACATCCCACCAGTGCCTGTGGACGTGGCACGGCCTGCACTTCTTGTCCCACAGCTGGCATTCTTCCTTTAGGGGgtaacagaacaaagcaaagacCACGATCCGTTAGCTCTCAGTCAGCTTCCAGCATCGAGTGCCCAACAAACGGAAGAAACGAGACAACCACATCAAGCTGGGCAGCCCAGCACGCTGCGGGCACGACACCCACGTAAGACGAGGGCCGAGCAGCCGGACCGACGGCAGCCCTTCCCTCCCCGCACATCCCACGGACACATTCGCAGCATAGCATGGCCCAGCCCTTCCACAGCATCGCTCGGCATCGCTCCAGCAGTCGCTCAGGACGCCGCGAAAGACAACGCAGCACCGAGCCCGCGCCCCGGGGCTGCCGCAGCA
This genomic interval carries:
- the SEC61B gene encoding protein transport protein Sec61 subunit beta: MPGPSPSATNVGTSGRSPSKAVAPRAAGSTVRQRKNASCGTRSAGRATSTGTGGMWRFYTEDSPGLKVGPVPVLVMSLLFIASVFMLHIWGKYTRS